One Cydia splendana chromosome 21, ilCydSple1.2, whole genome shotgun sequence genomic region harbors:
- the LOC134801082 gene encoding cytochrome P450 6B1-like, translating to MPLFYVPLLLITLVYLLYRHFTKKLNYWTTKNIAGPQPIPFFGNLKESALRRVPVGLLYKKFYEDFPEEKIVGIYLMKTPAILIRDLEIAKHVLIKDFDMFADRGIKFGEKDMGANLFHADGDTWRVLRSRFTPLFTSGKLKNMLHLIDERAENFVEYVDLITKDNTEHEVHSLVQKYTQATIAACAFGLDMDTYGQLADTLKRIDKKIFTVNSSSILDMMYPGILKKMGGSKFPKEVKEFFFDLTKRIISQRQGKPTERNDFMDLILALRQKEIQCRTKNDDNLILDMNDSVISAQSFVFYAAGYETSASTMGFLLYQLALNQDLQDKVIEELDAVLKKHNGEISLEVISELSYMGKVFDETLRMYPIIDKLKRCAQTDYKVPETDLTIKKGQIVIVPVHGIHFDEKYYPNPEVFNPERFSPENVAARHSCAYMPFGLGPRHCIGMRFAVVQSRVCLAKLLARFRVARSSNTKSFCEFSPTRLVLYPEGGIKLNFVRRN from the exons ATGCCTCTTTTCTACGTTccattattattaataactttagtatatttactataccGCCACTTCACTAAGAAACTGAACTACTGGACAACAAAAAACATTGCCGGACCACAACCGATACCATTTTTCGGAAATTTAAAAGAATCCGCATTAAGAAGAGTGCCCGTCGGTTTGctatataaaaagttttatgaAGATTTTCCTGAAGAAAAAATCGTTGGCATATATTTGATGAAAACACCAGCCATTCTAATTAGAGATTTAGAAATAGCGAAGCATGTTTTGATAAAAGATTTTGACATGTTCGCTGATAGAGGAATCAAGTTTGGGGAGAAAGATATGGGTGCCAATCTATTCCACGCTGACGGTGATACTTGGAGAGTGCTGAGGTCTCGATTTACTCCACTGTTCACATCAGGGAAGCTGAAAAACATGCTGCATCTGATCGATGAACGAGCGGAAAATTTTGTAGAATATGTAGACTTGATCACTAAAGACAATACCGAACATGAAGTGCATTCATTAGTACAAAAATACACGCAAGCGACAATAGCAGCGTGCGCGTTCGGTTTAGACATGGACACATACGGTCAACTAGCAGACACGCTAAAAAGAATAGACAAGAAGATCTTCACAGTCAATTCCAGTTCCATTTTAGACATGATGTACCCTGGTATACTTAAAAAAATGGGTGGATCCAAGTTCCCTAAAGAAGTTAAAGAATTCTTTTTCGATTTAACAAAAAGAATCATTAGTCAAAGGCAAGGCAAACCTACGGAAAGAAACGACTTTATGGACTTGATTCTAGCTCTGAGACAAAAGGAGATTCAATGTCGAACGAAAAATGACGATAATTTAATCCTGGATATGAACGACAGCGTAATATCAGCACAGTCTTTTGTTTTCTATGCAGCGGGATACGAAACCAGTGCTTCCACTATGGGTTTCCTTCTATACCAGCTAGCTTTAAACCAAGACCTACAAGATAAAGTAATTGAAGAACTAGATGCAGTTCTAAAAAAGCATAATGGAGAGATATCATTAGAAGTTATATCTGAGTTATCTTATATGGGAAAAGTATTTGATGAGACGCTTAGAATGTATCCTATAATAGATAAATTGAAAAGATGTGCCCAAACGGACTACAAAGTGCCTGAGACTGACCTTACGATAAAGAAAGGGCAGATCGTGATAGTGCCCGTGCATGGAATCCATTTTGATGAGAAATACTACCCTAACCCTGAGGTGTTTAACCCTGAGCGATTTTCTCCAGAGAACGTGGCAGCGAGGCACTCATGCGCATATATGCCGTTCGGATTGGGACCGCGACATTGCATAg GTATGCGCTTCGCCGTCGTCCAATCCAGGGTGTGTCTCGCCAAGCTGCTGGCTCGCTTCCGCGTGGCGCGCTCTTCTAACACTAAGAGTTTTTGCGAATTCTCTCCTACAAGGCTGGTCTTATACCCAGAGGGTGGTATCAAACTGAATTTTGTTAGGAggaattag